The region GCCGATGAGAAAGCCTCTTTGGGACTCGTTTAGGAGGACACCCTATTGGAACGCCTTCAAAAAAGCCCTCAGAAAAAGCCGAGACGCCTTGTTCGACGGAATCTCAGGCTATAAAATGATCGGACGTATAATATCTCCGACGAAAGACGAACTAAAGAAACACCTTCCCAAGAGGAGAAGATATATCATCAGCTTAGGGATGGTAGAGGGAGTCCGAGAGGGAGACCTCCTGAAAGTGATGAGGAGCGATAGATACGATACGGTAGACCCGGAAAGACCGGTCGTAATCCTTCCATCGGAAGGCGGAACCGTAAAGGTTCTCAAGGTACAGAGCCACGAGGCGATCGTAGAGGTTGTAAAAGAGGACAAGGACGAACCGATAAAGTTAAAGGATCTGGTAGTCATGCCTCTCTACATAGACCATAAGTAGATAGGGGGAACTGACGTTGAACGGAATAACCCGCGTTTTTTATGTTTTAATATTATTGTCGGCAACTGCTACATCCATATACGGAGACGATAAGACAGACAAGATGGACATCGTGATGGATCAGGCATGGCGGGCGGGACAACAGATGATAGAGGCGGATCTCTATCATAGAGGAGTCGACTACCTCCAGGTTTACCTGGAACAGTGTCCAAACTCGAGCGACGGCTGGTACTGGCTAGCAAAAGGCCTTCAAGGCATGGGTAAACTTCAGGAGGCCCAAAGAGCCTTCACTAAAGTCCTGGAGATAGATCCCGAGTTTCCACAGCTATCCAGGGTCCTTCAAAACAGGGAAAAAGGCGAAGCCATACCTATATGGGATAGATCGGGGGGAGCATATCGACAGGCACTTCCGGTTATAGACCCCGGCAAGGATATATACAGGGACCGCGTCGAAGCTAGACCGGCCCCGATACCTCGCCCTACTTCTCCCGATCCCGGCCGCGACGACAATCTGAAGACACGGAAAGAAACGGTACAGACCGTTCCAGAGTTCTCGGCAATGGGAGCGAGAAAAATCGTACTACCTCCGCAGGGAAGTTCCGACAGGGCCCCGATCAAGGTAGTTCCCATCCCTCCCGTGAAAGAACTGACAGGAGAACCGGAAGGACCGGGCATCCCCACAGTGGAGGTAGAGGAAATACATCTTCAGGGTAGCTCGAATGACAACAAGCCCGTGTATGTACCGCCCAAGCCACACCTCGACAAACCGAAAGCCCCGTAAAAACCGTCTGAGGGAGGAAACTTGGACGTGATTTTATGTGTTACTAGAAAGGGAGAGGAGCTATCCTAGGATAGCTCCTCTCCCTTTCTAGTCCTCCGTCAGAAAGCCTTCTTGAGATATCCGAATCGATCCTCGCAGAAACGGCGCACATCCTTAGCCGTAGCCAATCCCCATATTTCCGACAGAGTATCCTCCATGTTCTTTTTGCCGAGCTGAGACATTATCCATCGAGCCTTGAGTATGGAATCCACGTTCATGCTGAATCTCTCCAGTCCCATACCCATAAGAACGGGGATCAAAAGAGAATCGCTTGCCATCTCTCCACACAGACTTACCTTTACCCCGGCTTTTCTACAGTTATCTATAGTCATCTTGACCAACCTTAGAACCGCAGGATGGAAGGGGCTGAAGAGATGAGATAGATTACGGTTGGTACGATCCACCGCCAGGGTATACTGGATGAGATCGTTGGTACCGATGCTCATGAAATCCACTTCCTCGGCGATAAGCTCGGATATCACCGCTGCAGCCGGCACCTCTATCATGACACCGACCTCTATTTCCGGATTAAAGGGAACTCCGTCCTTTCTCAGATCGTTTTTGACATCCTCAAGAACTCCCTTGGCCAATCTAAGCTCCTCAATACCGGAGATCATGGGAAACATTATCTTAGCCTTGCCGAAAGCGCTGGATCGGAGAAGCGCTTTCAGCTGGATTCTGAAGATATCGGCCCTGGCCAGGGATAATCTTATCGCTCTGTAACCTAAAGCAGGATTATCCTCCTCCGGAACGTTTAAATATCCTGGGATCTTATCACAACCGATATCCAAGGTCCTGAATATAACGGTCCTGCCTCCCATTTCCTGGACGGCCTTTTTATAAAGACCGAACTGCTCCCCCTCGGTCGGCAATCTATCCCTGTCCATATAGAGCCTCTCTGTCCTGAAAAGGCCTATTCCGCTAACGCCGTTTTTGAGAGCACCCTGTACATCTCTACCCGTATCAGCATTAGCGTACAATTTAATGGGGTAGCCATCCTCGCTTTCAGTGGACTTTCCGGCCATCTGGGAAAGTTTCTTGGAAAAATTGATAAATTCCTTCTGCTTTTCGCCGTAAATACGAAGGGTATCCTCGTCGGGATTGAGTATAACCACTCCCTCGCTACCGTCGACCACTATCATATCCCCGGTCTCCACTACGTCTAAGACGTTTGAGACGTCTATAACAGCCGGAACACCCCAACTTCGAGCCATGATGACCGCATGAGAGGTCAAAGTTCCCTCCTGAGAGACAACGCCTAGGACCTTATCCCTGTTCATCTGAACTATCTCGGACGCGGTAAAAGCCCTAGCTACCACGATGGACTTCTCTCTCAGGTTGCTCAGATCGCTACCCTCTATATGAAGTAAAAGGCGACACATCCTTGTAGCTACATCCTTTACGTCGTCGGCCTTGGCTTTGAGATAGTCGTCGTCCATATCCTCGAAGACCTGAATGAACTTGTCGGCTACAGAACGTACGGCCCATTCGGCGTTTACGTTTTCCGTTATTATCCGACCCTTTATCTGTCCGATAAACTCGGAATCCTCTATCATCATGCCGTGAGTTGCGAACATCTCAACCTCGTCTCTACCTAGACGAGAGGAGACATCGTCGTAGAGTTCCTTGATCTCCTGTCCTGCTACCTCTATGGCTGCGTTAAGACGATCCAGCTCCACCTCGACATCGTCCACGTATTCTTTTTCGATCTCCACCTGTTCCTTCCAATCGACGAAGACCCTGCCGATAGCTATTCCGGAAGACACTCCTATGCCTTTAATATAAATCCCCCCTGTAAGTCCCCATATACGATAAAAACTCATAACATCATACCACTAAGAACCCCTGACGTCTCAAGGCGAAAATCCACGCACCAGAAGCAAATGTCTCTCAATAGGCAAAAAAGACAAGACACCGACATTTGACAAACTTCCATACCTATACTAGTTTATATTTAAGCATCTTGGAGTAAACTGCAAAAAGGGGAAAGGTTGTTAATATCTATCGTGGAGGTGCTATTATGAACAATAAGGGAAACAAAAAATTATCGTTGTCAGAGATCGTGAGGTTTGCAATTCCGTCATTTTTAGGAATATTTTTATTGATGACTCCGTTGATAATAGACGGACGACAGACCGTACTGGTGTCCATACTATCTAAAAAAGTAAATTCCACGATCAATGGAATGATACCGGTATCTTTACTTGTGTTGATTTTTATAACCGTCAGTACTATTACGACGGTGTTGTTCAAACTATCGAGACCGAAGGCTATAGATAAAAACGAGTACTGGAAAAAAATCTTCGACGTTTCATGGTTCTGGACATCCGCTAGGATATTGGGGATGGTCATCGCCTATATGGTCTACTTCAACCTGGGGCCGGAGATAATCTGGTCGGACTACACCGGAGGGCTTATACTATTCGACCTTATCTGCGGCCTTTTTACCATATTCCTGATAGCCGGATTTATCCTGCCTTTGCTGACCGATTTCGGACTTCTCGAATATATAGGGGTATATCTAACCGCTTTCATGAGACCCTTATTCGGACTTCCCGGTCGCTCCGCCATAGACTGCATAGCTTCATGGGTAGGGGACGGCACCATCGGAGTGGCCCTTACGAACAGACAGTACACTGAAGGATATTACACCGCTAAAGAAGCCTCGGTGATCGGGACGACCTTTTCCGCCGTATCCATAACGTTCTGCCTAGTGGTGTTGGAGAACATCGGTATGTTGGATTACTTCGGACAATATTATCTGGCGGTGACCGTATCAG is a window of Dethiosulfovibrio faecalis DNA encoding:
- a CDS encoding tetratricopeptide repeat protein, translating into MSATATSIYGDDKTDKMDIVMDQAWRAGQQMIEADLYHRGVDYLQVYLEQCPNSSDGWYWLAKGLQGMGKLQEAQRAFTKVLEIDPEFPQLSRVLQNREKGEAIPIWDRSGGAYRQALPVIDPGKDIYRDRVEARPAPIPRPTSPDPGRDDNLKTRKETVQTVPEFSAMGARKIVLPPQGSSDRAPIKVVPIPPVKELTGEPEGPGIPTVEVEEIHLQGSSNDNKPVYVPPKPHLDKPKAP
- a CDS encoding YjiH family protein; protein product: MTPLIIDGRQTVLVSILSKKVNSTINGMIPVSLLVLIFITVSTITTVLFKLSRPKAIDKNEYWKKIFDVSWFWTSARILGMVIAYMVYFNLGPEIIWSDYTGGLILFDLICGLFTIFLIAGFILPLLTDFGLLEYIGVYLTAFMRPLFGLPGRSAIDCIASWVGDGTIGVALTNRQYTEGYYTAKEASVIGTTFSAVSITFCLVVLENIGMLDYFGQYYLAVTVSGIAAALIVPRIPPLSLKKDEYIHGVKKETGDIIPEGMSRNQWGLSLAIEKASNSGHVGNLLKNGAKTVLDLWLGVLPIIMAFGTLALVISESTPLFQWLGMPFMPLLNALNIPEAAAASHTLVVGFADMVVPSLMAQTITSPMTKFIIGAVSVTQLIYMSETGAVILGSDIPVDLKDLFIIFIERTIITLPIVCLFAHIFF
- the ptsP gene encoding phosphoenolpyruvate--protein phosphotransferase — translated: MSFYRIWGLTGGIYIKGIGVSSGIAIGRVFVDWKEQVEIEKEYVDDVEVELDRLNAAIEVAGQEIKELYDDVSSRLGRDEVEMFATHGMMIEDSEFIGQIKGRIITENVNAEWAVRSVADKFIQVFEDMDDDYLKAKADDVKDVATRMCRLLLHIEGSDLSNLREKSIVVARAFTASEIVQMNRDKVLGVVSQEGTLTSHAVIMARSWGVPAVIDVSNVLDVVETGDMIVVDGSEGVVILNPDEDTLRIYGEKQKEFINFSKKLSQMAGKSTESEDGYPIKLYANADTGRDVQGALKNGVSGIGLFRTERLYMDRDRLPTEGEQFGLYKKAVQEMGGRTVIFRTLDIGCDKIPGYLNVPEEDNPALGYRAIRLSLARADIFRIQLKALLRSSAFGKAKIMFPMISGIEELRLAKGVLEDVKNDLRKDGVPFNPEIEVGVMIEVPAAAVISELIAEEVDFMSIGTNDLIQYTLAVDRTNRNLSHLFSPFHPAVLRLVKMTIDNCRKAGVKVSLCGEMASDSLLIPVLMGMGLERFSMNVDSILKARWIMSQLGKKNMEDTLSEIWGLATAKDVRRFCEDRFGYLKKAF